From the genome of Adhaeribacter pallidiroseus:
GAAAGTCAGCCCAGCGGTACAGTACTGGAAGTAGTACCTATTGGTATATTGTTTTTAGAACGCGATGGATTACCTGATCCTAAAATAATTGCGGTTCCCGCCAAGCCTACTCAGCAAATTATCGTGGCTGAAGATTATGCCACTTTCCTCAGAAAATATCCGGAAATAAAAGAGATCATTACGGAATGGTTCCGGCATGCTAATCCTAGCCAAAAAGTGCGCATAATAGGCTGGAAAAATGAAAAATTTGCCGAAGATTATATCCGGCGGCACCTCTTGTAATATTTAAATTTTGCTAATCTTTTTTCAGCTCCTTGGTAAATCCGTTTTTACCCATTAAAATAGCTTACACTTTCCCGTTCATACTCTATTTTTTAAAAAGCTACAGTTCTGTGTTATAGAGGTACTACATAAAAGAATATTCTTCCACAAACCGGTTGATTGGCACGATATTTAACTACGCGTATATAATTAATTAAAAATATATAATTAAGTAAATACACGCGTAACTAACCCTTTATTGTACAATTAATCATATGATGAAACGTTTACCTCTTTTATTATTTTTGCTTAGTGGTATTTCTTTTTGGTCGGTGGGCCAAACGCCCATGGTAATTCCAAAATTCGGCAAAATTGATCCCAAAGATTTTGAAAAAACGTACAGTGTTGATACCAGTGTAAGCGCTGTAGTGTTATTTGATGTTGGGGAATCTAAATTTGGGGTTGATGCTTCGGGCTTAGTTTTATTTTCTGACCGCCATGTCCGGATAAAAATTTTAAAAAAGAACGGTTACGAGTGGGCAACCGAGACCATTCAGCTCTACGGTAGTTCCAACAGCGATCGGGAAACAGTATCCAATTTAAAAGGAAACACCTATAATCTGGTTGATGGCAAAGTGGCTATCGATAAATTACCCAAAGAATCTGTTTTTACGGAGAAAGAAGATGAGTTCCGGACTAATCAGAAATTTTCCTTACCGAACGTAAAAGAAGGTTCGATCGTGGAATTCAGCTACCGGGTTAAATCCGGCTACATCTTTGATTTTCCGAACTGGACTTTTCAGCGGACTATTCCGGTATTATACAGTGAGTACACCGCCGAGTTTCCGCAATGGTTTGATTACAAGAAAAGCTCTCAAGGGTACGAACCTTTTTATCTGGCTAAATCCGAACCCATTAACGTTAGCTTATCCGAACGCCTGACCGGCTCCGGAACCCGCTTTATTTGGGCTATGAAAGATGTACCCGCCATTGAGGCAGAACCTTACATGGGCAGCATGAAAGATTATGTATCCCGCATTGAATTTGAACTAGGCCAAATTAGCCTCCCCGGTGATTTTGTGCGACCAGTTAATAATAGCTGGGAAAAAATTACGGCTAATCTTTTGCAAAGCGAAAACTTTGGTGGTCGTTTAAAGAAAAATTCCACGATTAAAGCTCTTACCGCCCCCATCCTGGCGCAGCAAACCGATCCGACGAAACGCTTAGAAGCAATTTTTGATTATGTACGATCTAATATCAAATGGAACGAAGCTAA
Proteins encoded in this window:
- a CDS encoding transglutaminase domain-containing protein, coding for MMKRLPLLLFLLSGISFWSVGQTPMVIPKFGKIDPKDFEKTYSVDTSVSAVVLFDVGESKFGVDASGLVLFSDRHVRIKILKKNGYEWATETIQLYGSSNSDRETVSNLKGNTYNLVDGKVAIDKLPKESVFTEKEDEFRTNQKFSLPNVKEGSIVEFSYRVKSGYIFDFPNWTFQRTIPVLYSEYTAEFPQWFDYKKSSQGYEPFYLAKSEPINVSLSERLTGSGTRFIWAMKDVPAIEAEPYMGSMKDYVSRIEFELGQISLPGDFVRPVNNSWEKITANLLQSENFGGRLKKNSTIKALTAPILAQQTDPTKRLEAIFDYVRSNIKWNEANRIFATQTTNKLLEKKIGTSAEINLLLTAMLKEAGIEANPVILSTRGHGKINPYYPSLTKFNYTIAHATIGDKEFLLDATEPMGTVNVLPARCINEVGRLISADKSDWVALQSTAKDSFVHHSKLVIGEDNSINGEVHVVRHGHNALSCRTSISQDGEKKYIDNLKKTSDLFEIKNINLKNTTPSAEPLIIDYQITASGPSQPSNIIYLQPLQSLGIKANPFKHETRKYPIDFTTLVEQVYMYTYTIPAGFTVEEQPKSARVALPENGGSFVYSVTTIGNTINVLSKLTINRPQFMAEEYPYLKEFYNQIVAKQAEQIVLKKTIN